The following coding sequences are from one Saprospiraceae bacterium window:
- the ruvX gene encoding Holliday junction resolvase RuvX, whose protein sequence is MPRLICIDYGSKRCGIAVTDPLQIIVQGLETVSTPDLFDYIRNYVQKEQIEKMFVGMPIHKDGTETYLAADIRKFVKKFNADYPEIPVIEIDEQFTSVRAKSILIEGGVKKKDRRDKAEIDKVSAVIMLQQYLGHI, encoded by the coding sequence ATGCCAAGATTGATTTGTATAGATTATGGATCGAAGCGATGTGGTATCGCCGTGACCGATCCTCTTCAGATCATCGTTCAAGGATTGGAGACTGTTTCGACGCCAGACCTATTTGATTATATCCGAAATTATGTTCAAAAAGAACAGATCGAGAAAATGTTTGTGGGCATGCCTATTCATAAAGATGGTACAGAGACCTACTTAGCTGCTGATATTAGAAAATTTGTAAAAAAATTTAATGCAGATTATCCTGAAATACCTGTAATAGAAATTGATGAGCAATTTACTTCAGTAAGAGCGAAGAGTATTTTGATAGAGGGTGGAGTTAAGAAAAAAGACAGGAGAGATAAAGCTGAAATAGATAAAGTAAGTGCAGTGATTATGCTTCAACAGTATTTAGGACATATTTAA